In Brevinematales bacterium, one DNA window encodes the following:
- a CDS encoding histidine phosphatase family protein, translating to MTEIYLTRHGETEWNVEKRAQGFQDSPLTPRGLDQARRLAQRLGPIRFDAIFTSPLPRAYRTAQIIANTRGQLIQTDDRIREIYLGEWEGMTFKEISALYPQEFQYFWNAPDLYIPISGESFDDLRRRVELFLHDIGKSYPDARVLVVSHAVAVMTMIAYFTGTPLSQFWEAKFIDSTSLTIIESNGVGGRVVLHGDTSHLNAD from the coding sequence ATGACAGAAATTTATCTCACCAGGCACGGCGAAACGGAGTGGAATGTCGAGAAACGCGCGCAGGGATTTCAGGATTCGCCCTTAACCCCGCGCGGCCTTGATCAGGCGCGCCGTCTCGCGCAGCGTCTCGGCCCGATCCGTTTCGACGCGATCTTCACAAGCCCTCTCCCGCGCGCGTACCGTACCGCGCAGATTATCGCTAACACCCGCGGTCAGCTTATCCAGACCGACGACCGTATCCGCGAGATCTACCTCGGAGAATGGGAGGGCATGACGTTCAAGGAAATATCCGCGCTCTACCCGCAGGAGTTCCAGTACTTCTGGAACGCGCCCGACCTCTATATCCCGATCTCCGGGGAGTCGTTCGACGACCTCCGCCGCCGGGTGGAATTGTTTCTCCATGACATCGGGAAATCCTACCCGGACGCGCGGGTGCTGGTGGTTTCGCACGCGGTCGCGGTGATGACGATGATCGCGTATTTCACCGGGACGCCGCTCTCGCAATTCTGGGAGGCGAAGTTTATCGATTCGACCAGCCTGACGATTATCGAGTCGAACGGCGTCGGGGGGCGGGTAGTCCTGCACGGCGATACGTCCCATTTAAATGCCGACTGA
- a CDS encoding HD domain-containing protein, with protein sequence MKIPPRVEAERMMSEAAGMNPGPWVDHVRYAARAAETIARELGDMDSGAAYILALLHDIGRRFGKSKFRHMTDGYRYLSGLGYPDAAKVCITHGFPVKDIDMVIHEKDVADPEWEFAREFLASAEYDDYDRLVQLADIVAMPHGYVLIEKRFVDVALRYGTTAHTAERWRAFFAVRDGFEKRLGKSVYSLLPGVVENTFGSLRDG encoded by the coding sequence ATGAAAATACCGCCACGTGTTGAGGCCGAACGGATGATGTCGGAGGCGGCGGGGATGAATCCCGGGCCATGGGTGGATCATGTCCGTTACGCGGCGCGCGCCGCAGAAACGATCGCCCGCGAGCTCGGCGATATGGACTCCGGCGCGGCGTATATCCTCGCGCTTCTCCACGATATCGGGCGGCGTTTCGGCAAGTCCAAGTTCCGCCATATGACCGACGGATACCGTTACCTCAGCGGACTGGGGTATCCCGACGCGGCGAAGGTATGCATCACCCACGGCTTCCCCGTCAAGGATATCGATATGGTAATCCATGAGAAGGATGTGGCTGACCCTGAATGGGAGTTCGCGCGGGAGTTTCTCGCGTCGGCGGAGTACGACGATTATGACCGTCTCGTCCAGCTGGCGGACATTGTGGCGATGCCCCACGGGTATGTGCTGATCGAGAAGCGGTTTGTCGATGTGGCGCTCCGTTACGGGACGACCGCGCATACGGCGGAACGTTGGCGGGCGTTTTTCGCGGTCAGGGACGGGTTCGAGAAGCGGCTCGGGAAAAGCGTGTATAGCCTGCTGCCGGGTGTGGTGGAGAACACGTTCGGGTCACTGCGTGACGGCTAA